The Cloeon dipterum chromosome X, ieCloDipt1.1, whole genome shotgun sequence genome includes a window with the following:
- the LOC135945163 gene encoding uncharacterized protein LOC135945163 translates to MAFLLPATVCGTAVLINFITFYYHAIQFGTMVAVTCICLFVILPLTLLNSMIRLRPLAQLLANPERAHETPGGDRFLLNNMKLQAALEVELLRRLKRAEMESLRTQKRAEILRARRKLVYT, encoded by the exons ATGGCCTTCCTGCTGCCGGCGACGGTGTGCGGAACCGCTGTCCTCATCAACTTCATCACCTTTTACTACCACGCCATTCAGTTTGGCACCATGGTGGCTGTGACCTGCATCTGCCTGTTTGTCATCCTGCCGCTGACCCTG CTTAACAGCATGATCCGCTTGCGCCCGTTGGCACAGCTGCTCGCCAACCCTGAGCGAGCTCACGAGACCCCCGGGGGAGACCGGTTCCTCCTAAATAACATGAAACTGCAGGCCGCGCTGGAGGTGGAACTCCTTAGGAGGCTGAAGCGCGCGGAGATGGAGTCCCTGAGGACGCAGAAGCGCGCGGAGATTCTGCGAGCGCGGAGGAAATTAGTGTATACATAG